In a genomic window of Desulfosporosinus sp. Sb-LF:
- a CDS encoding tyrosine-type recombinase/integrase has protein sequence MKKQRNANGEGSIHQRKSGIHEGKWVSQITIGTDPDTGKPKRKTFYGKTRLEVKAKMKGAMKELEKGIDLQAQSKLTFGEWLITRMDNYKKMEARLATWENYQRSVKNHIYPELGNIPLGNLNTNDIQKLYNKMKTNKSASATIRRNHQIINSCLGQAIKNRLISWNPATAVTLPKLETKQIKAMTKDEMSAFIDSIETEILRAAFLTLLGTGLRLGEVLGLRWQDIDFRKKTINIVQALVRTKSKGLIMENPKTEKSKRLLPIPNEIAVAIQLHRMKQGKIKRHAKENYVNNDLIFCTNSGKRIAENQ, from the coding sequence ATGAAAAAGCAAAGAAACGCAAATGGAGAAGGAAGTATCCATCAAAGGAAAAGTGGAATACACGAAGGTAAATGGGTAAGCCAAATAACAATAGGAACCGATCCAGACACCGGGAAACCTAAACGCAAAACATTCTACGGTAAAACAAGGCTAGAAGTTAAAGCCAAAATGAAAGGGGCTATGAAGGAACTTGAGAAAGGAATAGATCTTCAAGCTCAATCAAAACTGACTTTCGGGGAATGGTTAATAACCCGGATGGATAACTACAAGAAAATGGAAGCGAGATTAGCTACTTGGGAGAACTACCAAAGGTCAGTCAAAAACCATATATATCCCGAATTAGGGAACATACCACTAGGAAACCTTAATACGAATGACATACAGAAACTTTACAACAAAATGAAAACCAACAAATCCGCATCCGCTACGATTAGGAGAAATCACCAAATTATTAACTCCTGTTTAGGCCAAGCGATAAAGAATCGACTAATTAGCTGGAACCCCGCAACAGCCGTTACTTTGCCAAAACTTGAAACAAAACAAATTAAAGCCATGACAAAAGATGAAATGAGTGCATTCATAGATTCCATTGAAACTGAAATTTTAAGAGCAGCATTTTTGACACTGCTAGGGACTGGGTTAAGACTTGGAGAAGTATTAGGTTTAAGATGGCAAGATATAGACTTTCGTAAGAAAACGATCAATATAGTTCAAGCACTTGTAAGAACAAAATCAAAAGGCTTAATCATGGAAAACCCTAAAACTGAAAAATCAAAAAGACTACTACCAATTCCAAACGAAATAGCAGTAGCAATTCAATTACACAGAATGAAACAAGGAAAAATCAAACGGCACGCTAAAGAAAACTATGTGAATAATGACCTTATCTTTTGCACGAATAGCGGAAAACGAATAGCGGAAAACCAATAA
- a CDS encoding carboxymuconolactone decarboxylase family protein: MQVLKPPYFASLEKNDPVFAEAIEKVMMSAMVPGALDYKTKLLLALVLDAAYGSTGGVANVSEELKAIGTSNEEIAEALRVAYFAFSNPILTASTAAFKNE, encoded by the coding sequence ATGCAAGTTTTGAAGCCACCGTACTTTGCAAGCTTGGAAAAAAATGATCCGGTATTTGCAGAAGCAATCGAAAAGGTAATGATGTCAGCCATGGTTCCAGGTGCACTGGACTATAAAACAAAATTACTTTTAGCTTTAGTCTTGGATGCAGCTTATGGTTCAACTGGCGGTGTTGCCAATGTATCCGAAGAGCTAAAAGCGATTGGGACAAGTAATGAAGAAATTGCCGAAGCTTTGCGTGTCGCTTACTTTGCTTTTAGCAATCCTATTTTGACAGCTTCCACAGCAGCTTTTAAAAATGAATAA
- a CDS encoding recombinase family protein, translated as MVRRIYNDYLNGKGPNRIAKELEEERVPNWNGKAKWYESSIQKMLSNEKYKGDALLQKTYTVDFLSKKRVVNNGEVPRYYVEESHPPIIDKEIWEAVQLEKERRRAFAEKHQIQKIDYASGDHPFAGRVICGNCGKAYGRKVWNSPDENLRRVIWRCNSKYQTKGQIGCDSRHINDKLLYSAFVNTYNVIVENKDYFMKKWTE; from the coding sequence ATAGTAAGACGAATTTACAACGATTATTTGAACGGCAAGGGACCAAACAGAATAGCAAAAGAACTGGAGGAAGAAAGAGTTCCAAACTGGAACGGTAAAGCAAAGTGGTATGAAAGCAGTATTCAGAAAATGCTCTCTAACGAGAAATACAAAGGAGACGCTTTGCTCCAAAAGACCTACACGGTAGATTTTCTTTCAAAGAAAAGGGTTGTAAATAACGGTGAGGTTCCGAGATATTATGTTGAGGAGAGCCATCCGCCTATTATCGATAAAGAAATATGGGAAGCAGTTCAGCTTGAAAAAGAGAGAAGGCGGGCTTTTGCCGAGAAACACCAGATCCAAAAGATTGACTATGCATCTGGGGACCATCCTTTTGCCGGAAGGGTCATTTGTGGTAATTGCGGAAAGGCCTATGGCAGAAAGGTTTGGAATTCACCGGATGAAAACTTAAGAAGAGTGATCTGGCGGTGCAATAGTAAGTATCAGACTAAGGGACAAATCGGCTGTGATAGCAGACATATTAATGATAAACTTCTATATTCAGCATTTGTAAATACTTATAATGTCATCGTGGAAAACAAAGACTATTTCATGAAAAAGTGGACGGAGTAA
- a CDS encoding transposase family protein, producing MDEFVKLLDRNLEYVSHKIIEDTIYIKVVSIREKLICPFCGKPSSKTHSHYERSFQDLPMQNKKVIIILSNRKMLCYNPDCEHTTFAETYDFLPVKGKKTKRLEEAIINLSLNVSSLTASAILNTSIAKVGKSTICNLLKKRRTNN from the coding sequence ATGGATGAATTTGTTAAGTTATTAGATAGAAATTTAGAGTATGTCAGTCATAAGATCATTGAGGATACTATTTATATCAAAGTTGTGTCAATACGAGAAAAACTTATCTGTCCCTTTTGCGGAAAACCTTCATCAAAAACTCATTCCCATTATGAAAGAAGTTTTCAAGACTTACCGATGCAGAATAAGAAAGTGATCATAATTCTTAGCAACAGAAAGATGCTCTGCTATAATCCGGATTGTGAACACACCACTTTTGCAGAAACTTATGACTTCCTACCCGTTAAGGGGAAGAAGACAAAACGCCTCGAAGAGGCAATCATCAATTTATCCCTGAATGTAAGCTCTCTAACAGCATCTGCTATATTGAATACTAGTATTGCAAAAGTGGGCAAGAGCACCATCTGCAATCTTTTAAAAAAAAGACGCACTAATAATTGA
- a CDS encoding transposase translates to MVCIDDFAIRKRESYGTIMVDIETHRVIDLIPSRECEDVIEWLKTYPNLKVVSKDGSITYHNAITKAHPKAVQVSDRFHILKNLTSYCKEFLMKYFKAKIIITVPKKPQVDVTATSGLSVTNKKLTLEEKLNQALSMLAEGLAKNSFASSCI, encoded by the coding sequence ATGGTTTGTATTGATGACTTTGCAATTAGGAAAAGGGAATCTTATGGAACAATCATGGTTGATATTGAAACTCACCGTGTGATTGATTTGATTCCTTCGAGGGAATGCGAAGACGTTATAGAATGGTTAAAGACCTATCCAAACCTCAAAGTCGTTTCTAAAGACGGCTCGATCACATACCATAATGCTATAACTAAGGCACATCCCAAAGCTGTCCAGGTAAGTGACAGATTTCATATACTTAAGAATTTAACTTCGTATTGCAAAGAGTTTCTTATGAAATATTTTAAGGCCAAAATAATTATTACGGTGCCTAAAAAGCCTCAAGTAGATGTGACGGCAACATCGGGACTATCTGTAACTAACAAAAAACTAACATTAGAAGAAAAGTTAAACCAAGCGCTTTCTATGCTCGCGGAAGGTCTTGCAAAAAACAGCTTTGCAAGCAGTTGCATATAG
- a CDS encoding transposase, with product MSEEARIQYVRSSVDLLHEQIVLKKLELINAVKDMHKRKFSIRSISKELQLSRQTVKRYLNESVTAIHGSYSVKRRSILDPYLGEINVLIDKGIALTAIEAKIRQVGYKGSSSTLRTYAAGLKRLIQNTYNANNIAPENIELVERKLLIKLLFKQVGKIKGLNSECLDRVNSQYPRYKELIDIVNEFRKMLLDKNVGMIEQWIHRALGLNIREITSFINGITRDITAVKNAIKYEYNNGLAEGSVNKLKVIKRIMYGRNSFEMLRKKLLRLEKRPKFN from the coding sequence ATGAGCGAGGAAGCCCGTATTCAGTATGTAAGAAGCAGTGTGGATCTGTTACATGAGCAAATAGTGTTAAAGAAGCTGGAACTGATAAATGCCGTTAAAGATATGCATAAGAGAAAGTTCTCTATAAGATCAATTTCCAAAGAGCTGCAATTATCTAGGCAGACGGTTAAAAGATATCTAAATGAAAGTGTAACAGCAATTCATGGAAGTTATAGTGTTAAGAGAAGAAGTATCTTAGACCCATACCTAGGTGAAATAAATGTGCTAATTGATAAAGGTATTGCCTTGACCGCAATTGAAGCCAAAATTCGTCAAGTAGGTTATAAAGGTTCTTCCTCTACTCTAAGAACTTATGCAGCAGGCTTGAAAAGGTTGATTCAGAATACTTACAATGCTAATAATATAGCGCCAGAGAATATCGAATTAGTAGAACGTAAATTGTTAATAAAGCTATTATTCAAACAGGTTGGGAAAATTAAAGGACTGAACAGCGAATGTTTAGACAGAGTAAATAGTCAATATCCTCGGTACAAGGAGCTCATAGACATCGTTAATGAATTCCGGAAAATGTTGTTGGATAAAAATGTTGGTATGATTGAACAGTGGATACATAGGGCTTTGGGCTTAAATATTCGTGAAATAACTTCGTTTATAAATGGCATAACCAGAGATATTACGGCTGTAAAAAATGCCATTAAATATGAATACAATAACGGACTTGCCGAAGGCAGCGTAAATAAGCTTAAGGTTATAAAGAGGATAATGTATGGTCGCAATAGTTTTGAAATGTTAAGGAAAAAACTGTTACGGCTTGAAAAAAGGCCAAAATTCAACTAA
- a CDS encoding LrgB family protein has protein sequence MNLTLLLITMAVTVGAYILSRLLNKRYPSPLINVVFLSTAIIIVVFWVSGVTVSQYQSAKNILTYLLGPATVALAVPLYRNRKILSQNILPVVVGIVLGTTANIITTVLVAEFLGLDRLIVVSLAPKSVTVPIAVNISTILHGDPTLTSVLVIATGMIGTFLTPILLNLLKVTNPLARGIVYGTTAHGQGTASALSEGTLQGSMSGVAMGIAAIYSSVASPFIVCHLLSR, from the coding sequence ATGAACCTGACGCTTTTATTGATTACGATGGCCGTCACGGTAGGTGCCTATATTCTTAGCCGCTTATTAAATAAGCGTTATCCCAGCCCACTCATCAATGTGGTATTCCTAAGTACTGCCATCATCATTGTTGTCTTTTGGGTTTCCGGAGTTACCGTGAGCCAGTACCAGTCCGCCAAGAATATTTTGACTTATCTTCTGGGTCCGGCCACAGTTGCCTTAGCCGTTCCTCTCTACCGGAACAGAAAGATATTGTCACAAAACATCCTTCCTGTTGTTGTTGGAATCGTGTTAGGAACAACGGCCAATATCATCACGACCGTATTGGTAGCTGAATTTTTAGGATTAGATAGGCTGATTGTTGTATCCTTAGCCCCCAAATCCGTGACCGTCCCCATCGCTGTGAATATTTCCACCATACTTCACGGCGATCCGACCCTAACTTCGGTTTTAGTCATTGCTACCGGAATGATAGGGACATTTCTAACCCCCATTCTGTTAAACCTGCTCAAAGTGACCAATCCGCTAGCCCGTGGGATAGTTTATGGAACGACGGCCCATGGGCAAGGTACGGCATCTGCGCTGTCTGAGGGAACGCTACAAGGCTCCATGTCCGGGGTAGCCATGGGAATTGCCGCGATTTACAGTTCGGTTGCGTCTCCGTTTATAGTCTGTCATTTATTAAGCCGGTGA
- a CDS encoding CidA/LrgA family protein, translating to MTQWLRFTSQIALLWLIYKLGNIVAETTNFPIPGNVFGMIILFLLMLTGIIQLEWIEEGADLLFKHLAFFFIPIAVGLMQWIGLFKLSGLQLLLSIILGTAVCIMVMGSVATFFVRFRSQKGGC from the coding sequence ATGACGCAATGGTTACGTTTTACTTCGCAAATTGCTTTGCTTTGGCTAATCTATAAATTGGGAAATATTGTGGCTGAAACAACCAACTTCCCCATTCCGGGAAATGTTTTCGGAATGATTATCTTGTTTTTATTGATGCTGACAGGGATTATTCAACTCGAATGGATAGAAGAAGGAGCTGATTTATTGTTCAAACATCTTGCTTTTTTCTTTATTCCGATTGCCGTAGGGCTCATGCAGTGGATTGGATTATTTAAGTTAAGCGGGTTACAGCTTTTATTATCAATTATTCTCGGCACTGCAGTTTGCATCATGGTCATGGGCTCTGTGGCCACATTTTTTGTAAGGTTTCGTTCTCAGAAAGGAGGATGCTAA
- a CDS encoding ACT domain-containing protein encodes MAGRTHDFLIVSKAILPEAILKTAEAKELLVKGDVDTINDAVERVGLSRSAYYKYKDGVFPFYEASRERIITISLALENKAGVLSHVLNFIASVKGNILTINQGIPLQGIANVSVSLETAEMADTPENLLTGLGKIHGVRKIEVIGQT; translated from the coding sequence GTGGCTGGCAGGACCCATGATTTTTTAATTGTAAGTAAAGCTATTTTGCCGGAAGCCATTTTGAAGACCGCAGAGGCGAAAGAACTACTAGTCAAAGGGGATGTAGACACGATCAATGACGCGGTCGAGCGTGTCGGACTTAGTCGAAGTGCCTATTACAAATATAAAGATGGAGTGTTTCCTTTTTATGAGGCCAGTCGGGAAAGGATCATTACGATTTCCCTAGCGCTTGAAAACAAAGCGGGAGTACTCTCTCACGTTCTGAATTTCATTGCCTCTGTAAAAGGCAACATTCTAACGATTAATCAAGGGATCCCTCTGCAAGGAATTGCTAATGTTTCTGTTTCCCTAGAAACTGCCGAAATGGCAGATACTCCGGAAAATCTTCTCACAGGGCTTGGGAAAATCCACGGTGTAAGAAAGATAGAAGTAATCGGGCAAACTTAG
- the spoIVA gene encoding stage IV sporulation protein A, which produces MEKLDIFRDIAERTGGDIYLGVVGPVRTGKSTFIKRFMDLLVLPNIQDAFERERAKDELPQSGTGKTITTTEPKFIPSESVEIVVKDSIHMNVRLVDCVGYSVEGALGYETEDGEEPRMMKTSWSDEPMSFQDAAEMGTRKVITDHATIGVVVTTDGSITDIPRDAYLDAEERVISELRQMGKPFVVLLNTTRPYAENTMELCRSLEEKYGIPVIAVNCLEMTQEDITQILEEVLYEFPVKEVNIDLPKWVEELDVSHPIRAAFEETVRKAIENVRRLRDIDLALDALTECEYAQDVLLKEMNLGTGVANIEITAVEGLFKTVLQELTGIEIEGDHSLLRLVLDYSKGKKEWDKMSAAIEEVRINGYGVVTPQLEEMFLEEPELVKQGGHYGIKLKASAPSLHIIRADVTTEITPLIGTERQAEELVKYMLDEFENDPKKVWESNIFGKSLHDLVREGIQNKLYKMPENAQHKLQDTLQRIVNDGNGGLICIII; this is translated from the coding sequence ATGGAAAAATTAGACATTTTCAGGGATATCGCTGAACGAACAGGAGGCGATATCTACCTCGGTGTCGTCGGGCCAGTCCGTACAGGAAAGTCCACCTTTATCAAACGATTCATGGACCTCCTAGTCCTGCCTAACATTCAAGATGCTTTCGAGCGGGAACGGGCTAAAGATGAACTTCCTCAAAGTGGGACGGGGAAAACGATCACGACGACAGAACCAAAGTTTATTCCATCAGAATCCGTGGAAATCGTAGTAAAAGACTCAATCCACATGAATGTCCGCTTAGTTGACTGTGTAGGCTACAGTGTGGAAGGTGCATTAGGGTACGAAACTGAAGATGGCGAAGAGCCACGCATGATGAAAACGTCATGGAGTGATGAACCCATGTCGTTCCAGGATGCAGCCGAAATGGGCACCCGTAAAGTCATTACGGATCATGCTACGATTGGGGTTGTGGTTACGACCGATGGGTCGATCACAGATATTCCGCGGGATGCATACCTCGACGCAGAGGAGCGAGTTATTTCCGAGTTACGTCAGATGGGAAAACCCTTCGTAGTACTCTTAAATACAACCCGTCCCTATGCGGAAAATACCATGGAATTATGCCGTTCTCTTGAAGAAAAGTATGGAATACCTGTGATTGCGGTGAATTGTCTTGAAATGACACAAGAAGATATCACGCAAATCCTCGAAGAAGTATTGTATGAGTTCCCCGTGAAAGAAGTTAACATCGATCTTCCCAAATGGGTCGAAGAGCTGGATGTATCTCATCCGATCCGTGCCGCCTTCGAAGAAACAGTGCGTAAAGCAATCGAGAATGTTCGGCGTTTACGGGACATCGATCTAGCCTTAGATGCATTAACGGAATGCGAATATGCACAGGATGTACTCCTCAAAGAGATGAACTTAGGCACCGGGGTTGCCAATATTGAAATCACTGCTGTTGAAGGACTCTTTAAAACAGTATTACAAGAACTCACGGGGATTGAAATTGAAGGTGATCATTCCTTACTTCGCCTAGTGTTAGATTATAGCAAGGGCAAAAAGGAATGGGATAAAATGTCTGCGGCAATCGAAGAAGTCCGTATTAACGGCTATGGCGTTGTCACTCCTCAACTCGAAGAAATGTTCCTAGAAGAACCGGAACTTGTTAAACAAGGTGGACATTATGGGATCAAGCTGAAAGCCAGTGCCCCATCACTCCATATTATCAGAGCGGATGTCACGACAGAAATTACGCCCCTGATCGGAACAGAAAGGCAAGCGGAAGAACTCGTGAAGTATATGCTCGATGAGTTTGAAAATGATCCGAAGAAGGTTTGGGAATCTAATATTTTCGGTAAGTCATTGCATGACTTAGTTCGTGAGGGAATCCAAAATAAGCTCTACAAGATGCCAGAAAATGCTCAACATAAGCTACAAGACACTTTGCAAAGAATTGTCAATGACGGCAACGGGGGACTCATTTGTATCATTATCTAA